Proteins encoded within one genomic window of Streptomyces sp. NBC_01314:
- a CDS encoding cobalamin B12-binding domain-containing protein, protein MGVAAGPIRVVVAKPGLDGHDRGAKVIARALRDAGMEVIYTGLHQTPEQIVGTAIQEDADAIGLSILSGAHNTLFAAVIELLKERDAEDILVFGGGIIPEADIAPLKDKGVAAIFTPGATTTSIVEWVRANVRQSAGA, encoded by the coding sequence ATGGGTGTGGCAGCCGGTCCGATCCGCGTGGTGGTGGCCAAGCCGGGACTCGACGGCCACGATCGCGGGGCCAAGGTGATCGCGCGGGCGCTGCGCGATGCCGGTATGGAGGTCATCTACACCGGCCTCCACCAGACTCCCGAGCAGATCGTCGGCACCGCGATCCAGGAGGACGCCGACGCGATCGGCCTCTCGATCCTCTCCGGCGCCCACAACACGCTCTTCGCCGCCGTCATCGAACTCCTCAAGGAGCGCGACGCCGAGGACATCCTCGTCTTCGGCGGCGGCATCATCCCCGAGGCGGACATCGCGCCCCTCAAGGACAAGGGAGTCGCCGCGATCTTCACGCCGGGGGCGACGACGACGTCGATCGTGGAGTGGGTGCGGGCGAACGTCCGGCAGTCGGCGGGGGCGTAG
- a CDS encoding lipase family alpha/beta hydrolase has product MKVTRAVTPLLPLCERLLPTSLAGLSVALLKATALELAILAGHLLLYPSGMTQERRITPPLPPADAPRLPTEQKPPVVLLHGFIDNRSVFVLLRRFLAQHGGQHIESLNYSPLTCDIRAAAELLGRHIEDICERTGQEQVDVVGHSLGGLIARYYVQRLGGDQRVRTLVTLGTPHGGTRAVPLADAHPIVRQMRPGSKVLEELREPAPGCRTHFVAFWSDLDHVMDPPETACVDHPDLMAQNIRVTGIGHLALPVHPAVATGIREALDTPRTGARAAARPGGLTVA; this is encoded by the coding sequence ATGAAGGTCACCAGGGCGGTCACGCCCCTTCTTCCGCTCTGTGAGCGGCTCCTGCCCACCAGCCTGGCAGGCCTTTCCGTGGCCCTACTCAAGGCGACGGCGCTGGAGTTGGCGATCCTCGCCGGGCATCTGCTGCTCTATCCGTCCGGAATGACCCAGGAGCGCCGGATCACCCCCCCGCTCCCCCCGGCCGACGCCCCCAGGCTCCCCACCGAGCAGAAGCCCCCGGTCGTCCTGCTGCACGGCTTCATCGACAACCGCTCGGTCTTCGTCCTGCTGCGCCGCTTTCTGGCGCAGCACGGCGGTCAGCACATCGAGTCGCTCAACTACTCGCCCCTCACCTGTGACATCCGCGCCGCCGCCGAGCTCCTCGGACGGCACATCGAGGACATCTGCGAGCGCACGGGCCAGGAGCAGGTGGACGTCGTCGGCCACAGCCTCGGCGGACTGATAGCGCGGTACTACGTGCAGCGGCTCGGCGGTGACCAGCGTGTCCGTACGCTCGTCACGCTCGGCACCCCGCACGGCGGCACCCGGGCCGTGCCACTGGCGGACGCGCACCCGATCGTCCGCCAGATGCGGCCGGGTTCGAAGGTGCTGGAGGAACTGCGGGAGCCGGCACCGGGCTGCCGCACGCACTTCGTGGCGTTCTGGAGCGACCTCGACCACGTGATGGATCCGCCGGAGACCGCCTGCGTCGACCACCCGGACCTGATGGCACAGAACATCCGGGTCACAGGTATCGGCCACCTCGCCCTGCCCGTGCACCCCGCCGTCGCCACCGGAATACGCGAGGCCCTCGACACCCCGCGGACAGGGGCACGCGCCGCCGCCCGCCCCGGCGGCCTGACCGTGGCGTGA
- a CDS encoding M23 family metallopeptidase produces MNDRHPSGTATPPAPASEADPAHYASYGHQEATHGDFTTYGDYPATGFDSGTGAHAATGTFATDPLFGDLPGNDAGTGSYDASQWSTGSHQTLNYDPYAAQHQAAYDTGSYETTSWSAGYEHLSQVPTQSTGSDASGQWDASGWLQAEQADEARQSGQSDQTQQWVGTQHFETGAFDATQWNSDGTPVGDEHGGSAGDSYEHGGSAHESYDSHEHPQTVVVNLSAAEASDFHQQATATFEQIAPYDQDEHLPSDGEFETDGADRAALLDGEEEATPAATGSTSPGRAATRAASRSRRKAPAKRSALLTVAVPSACVMGVAGIAAASVGATSDDTETTASVKSDATAVKPSTANNQLDTQLESLSAEADDFADRASRTQERIDLKAQQELEQKKAAAEAARKERLRPKFALPVARHGLSAYYGQSGVNWMSLHTGIDFPVSYGTTVMAATDGTVRTQWNPAYGNMVIVTAKDGTETWYCHLSTYKVASGTTVQAGDTIAFSGNSGNSTGPHLHFEVHPAGGSAIDPLPWLRSHGLDPT; encoded by the coding sequence GTGAACGATCGTCACCCGTCGGGGACCGCAACACCCCCGGCTCCGGCTTCCGAAGCCGACCCGGCGCACTACGCGTCGTACGGCCACCAGGAAGCCACCCATGGTGACTTCACCACGTACGGCGATTATCCCGCCACCGGTTTCGACTCCGGCACCGGCGCCCACGCCGCCACCGGAACCTTCGCGACCGACCCCCTCTTCGGCGACCTGCCGGGTAATGACGCCGGCACCGGCTCCTACGACGCCTCGCAGTGGTCGACGGGCAGCCACCAGACGCTGAACTACGACCCGTACGCCGCGCAGCACCAGGCCGCGTACGACACGGGCAGTTACGAAACGACGTCCTGGTCGGCCGGTTACGAACACCTCTCCCAGGTCCCGACGCAGTCGACGGGCTCCGACGCGAGCGGACAGTGGGACGCGAGCGGGTGGCTGCAGGCCGAACAGGCCGACGAGGCACGCCAGTCGGGGCAGTCCGACCAGACCCAGCAGTGGGTCGGCACCCAGCACTTCGAAACGGGCGCGTTCGACGCCACGCAGTGGAACAGCGACGGCACCCCCGTCGGCGACGAGCACGGTGGCTCCGCCGGGGACTCGTACGAACACGGCGGCAGCGCCCACGAGTCCTACGACTCCCACGAGCATCCGCAGACCGTGGTGGTGAACCTCTCCGCGGCCGAGGCCTCGGACTTCCACCAGCAGGCGACGGCCACCTTCGAGCAGATCGCCCCGTACGACCAGGACGAACACCTCCCCTCGGACGGCGAGTTCGAGACCGACGGCGCGGACCGCGCGGCGCTCCTCGACGGCGAGGAGGAGGCCACTCCGGCGGCCACCGGGAGCACGAGCCCCGGTCGGGCGGCCACCCGTGCGGCCTCGCGGTCGCGTCGGAAGGCTCCGGCCAAACGTTCCGCCCTGCTGACCGTGGCCGTTCCGTCGGCCTGCGTCATGGGTGTCGCGGGCATCGCCGCGGCCTCGGTCGGCGCCACGTCGGACGACACGGAGACGACGGCGTCGGTCAAGTCGGACGCCACCGCCGTGAAGCCGTCCACCGCCAACAACCAGCTCGACACCCAGTTGGAGAGCCTCTCCGCCGAGGCGGACGACTTCGCCGACCGGGCGAGCCGGACGCAGGAGCGCATCGACCTCAAGGCCCAGCAGGAGCTGGAGCAGAAGAAGGCGGCGGCCGAGGCGGCCCGCAAGGAGCGACTGCGGCCGAAGTTCGCGCTGCCGGTCGCCAGGCACGGACTCAGCGCGTACTACGGGCAGTCCGGCGTCAACTGGATGTCCCTGCACACCGGCATAGACTTCCCGGTCTCGTACGGCACCACGGTGATGGCGGCGACCGACGGCACCGTGCGCACGCAGTGGAACCCCGCCTACGGCAACATGGTCATCGTGACCGCCAAGGACGGCACCGAGACCTGGTACTGCCACCTCTCCACGTACAAGGTCGCCTCCGGTACGACCGTCCAGGCCGGCGACACCATCGCCTTCTCCGGCAACTCGGGCAACTCGACCGGCCCGCACCTGCACTTCGAGGTCCACCCGGCGGGCGGCTCCGCCATCGACCCCCTGCCGTGGCTGCGCAGCCACGGGCTGGACCCGACGTAG